From a region of the Archocentrus centrarchus isolate MPI-CPG fArcCen1 chromosome 18, fArcCen1, whole genome shotgun sequence genome:
- the LOC115797338 gene encoding alpha-tectorin-like, with amino-acid sequence MLRPLLCLSALIALTGAETFTGSSEVDISSCPITYYGQKYDRLYVNLTGGSVTVCFTGFFSPETGGDCIVERSHGADSFFILITAGDLVDENLIRGNLPTIQSPLECFVQISLLSSGASQNFVNLYNLGTQAALLGVKVISDSVVYELQVNGATVNEVNLAVSYGFYYVDISGCRYSGKMYNSSTVISADPKICSSLTCSATAVLHAVSCGPLERCQGNYSCVLDTTCTVTGPTVIDFHRQVNSIQDRCAYSLVSTPLVPDFHVLANFQERRRKDVSLLDSVTLRLDGPGVYIHLEQGGRVRLNDSTLTLNSSARLVHGVELSKDQTGVTAKLSLSNFTASVFFDGYTAQIHFTGPAAPSLEGLCGNSSRSLSELRLSEYSSTSCEIQYNDTADSTINCNNVTERCNLLKEAPFTSCNNNINPQPYITACTDTLCKYPAVDGLNCQFLKAYARACSLQNIQPQEGWRSNAGCSPEAFCQDRTCSDHEFCGEKTVGGDVRCFCRPIFASKYRSTDSLGDPTVCRENSASLTLVGCLLEDKGIDYSALHLNDPTCRGQIDELTHMVTFSFNSSNSCGTVITTNNSQITYKNTIKTQNSSSGIITRQDQVYIDFSCVHTQPDNKTETFRIRDSSVIQHITSGAWNYTLTMKSFSDAGRTQAVESSTEVQLNQKIWVELKTDGLDGGMVALVTDSCWATDQPSPTSSLRYDLIINGCANPADPTVEVEKNGVGTSTYFSFNMFQFSGSSGNVYLHCKLHLCPNQANSCIPTCNGAARRRRSARATYEGEALISMTWTH; translated from the exons ATGCTCCGCCCCCTGCTCTGCCTGTCTGCTCTCATTGCACTCACAG GTGCTGAGACATTCACTGGTTCTTCAGAGGTGGACATCAGCTCATGTCCCATCACGTATTATGGACAGAAGTATGATCGGCTCTAT GTGAACCTGACAGGTGGAAGTGTTACCGTCTGTTTCACCGgctttttcagccctgaaactGGAGGCGACTGTATTGTGGAGCGTTCACATGGAGCAGACTCATTTTTCATCCTGATAACTGCAGGAGATCTTGTAGACGAAAATCTGATTCGTGGAAATTTACCAACCATTCAGAGCCCTTTGGAGTGCTTTGTTCAGATCAGTTTGCTCAGCTCTGGT gcTTCACAGAATTTTGTCAATCTGTATAACTTGGGGACACAAGCAGCTCTGCTGGGGGTCAAAGTAATCTCTGATTCAGTG gtGTATGAGCTTCAGGTTAATGGTGCCACAGTCAATGAAGTGAATCTTGCTGTCAGTTATGGGTTTTATTACGTAGACATCAGTGGATGCAGATATTCAG GTAAAATGTATAACTCTAGCACGGTGATCAGCGCTGATCCAAAAATCTGCTCCAGTCTCACCTGTTCTGCGACAGCAGTCCTCCACGCCGTTAGCTGTGGTCCCCTGGAGCGTTGTCAAGGCAACTACAG CTGCGTGTTAGACACCACCTGCACTGTGACTGGCCCCACTGTCATTGACTTTCACCGCCAAGTTAACTCCATCCAGGATCGGTGTGCGTACTCTCTGGTCTCAACTCCATTGGTCCCAGACTTCCATGTTCTGGCGAACTTCCAGGAGCGGCGTCGTAAAGATGTGAGCTTGTTGGACAGTGTGACGCTGCGTCTGGACGGGCCGGGCGTTTACATTCACCTGGAACAAGGTGGGAGAGTTCGG CTGAACGACTCAACGCTGACCCTCAACAGCTCGGCTCGGCTGGTTCACGGTGTGGAGCTCTCTAAGGACCAAACTGGAGTCACTGCTAAGCTGTCGCTCTCCAACTTCACCGCCTCTGTCTTCTTTGACGGCTACACGGCACAGATCCACTTTACag GACCTGCTGCTCCATCTCTGGAGGGTCTGTGTGGAAACTCCAGCAGGTCTCTGAGTGAACTGAGGCTCTCTGAGTACAGCTCCACCAG CTGTGAGATCCAGTACAACGACACTGCTGACAGCACGATCAACTGCAACAATGTGACTGAACG CTGTAACCTCCTGAAGGAGGCGCCCTTCACCTCCTGTAACAACAACATCAACCCACAGCCCTACATAACCGCCTGCACCGACACTTTGTGCAAATATCCTGCAGTGGACGGTCTCAACTGTCAGTTCCTGAAGGCCTACGCCAGAGCCTGCAGTCTACAGAACATCCAACCTCAGGAGGGCTGGAGGTCAAATGCCGGctgct CTCCTGAGGCCTTCTGTCAGGACAGGACCTGCAGCGATCACGAGTTCTGTGGTGAGAAGACGGTCGGTGGAGACGTTCGCTGCTTCTGTCGGCCCATTTTTGCCTCCAAGTACAGATCGACGGACTCTTTGG GTGATCCAACAGTCTGCAGGGAGAACTCTGCTTCACTCACTCTGGTCGGTTGTCTCCTGGAGGACAAAGGCATCGACTACTCTGCCTTACACCTCAACGACCCGACCTGCAGGGGTCAGATAGACGAGCTCACCCACATGGTGACCTTCAGcttcaacagcagcaacagctgtgGGACGGTGATCACG ACCAACAACAGCCAAATCACCTACAAAAACACCATCAAGACCCAGAACAGCTCCTCTGGCATCATCACTCGCCAGGACCAAGTTTACATCGACTTCTCCTGCGTCCACACTCAGCCGGACAACAAGACTGAGACCTTCAGGATCAGAGACAG CTCTGTGATCCAGCACATCACATCTGGAGCTTGGAACTACACTCTGACCATGAAGAGCTTCTCAGACGCCGGCCGCACACAAGCTGTGGAGTCCAGCACTGAAGTGCAGCTGAACCAGAAGATCTGGGTGGAGCTGAAGACTGATGGGCTGGATGGAGGTATGGTCGCCTTGGTGACCGACTCCTGCTGGGCGACTGACCAGCCATCACCCACCAGCAGTCTGAGATATGACCTGATCATAAACGG CTGTGCAAACCCTGCTGACCCGACTGTGGAGGTGGAGAAAAACGGAGTGGGAACCTCCACCTACTTCTCCTTCAACATGTTCCAGTTCAGTGGGAGCTCTGGTAATGTCTACCTGCACTGCAAACTCCACCTGTGTCCCAACCAGGCAAACAGCTGCATCCCG ACTTGTAATGGAGCTGCTCGCAGACGCAGATCTGCCAGAGCCACATATGAAGGTGAAGCCTTGATCAGCATGACCTGGACTCATTAG
- the LOC115796616 gene encoding Fc receptor-like B yields the protein MLGAVKCQEAGWKACKYLQTEDDSSAGWTLRRNTSKETRTQCRAEWGKSAGSSCNISYIFTWHSGVYWCESREGAISNMVKLTVSGGSVILQSPVLPVMEGDDVTLLCQTKTTPSNLPAAFYKDGSLIRKQPTGHMTIQHVSRSDEGLYKCDISGHGESPS from the exons ATGTTGGGGGCAGTGAAGTGCCAGGAGGCTGGCTGGAAAGCCTGCAAGTACCTGCAGACA gaggacgacagctctgctggatggactctgaggagaaacacaagcaaagaaACCAGGACTCAGTGTAGAGCTGAGTGGGGGAAATctgctggttcttcctgtaacatcagctacatCTTCACATGgcacagtggagtttactggtgtgagtccagagagggtgccatcagtaacatggttaagctcacagtctctg gtggatcagtgatcctgcagagtcctgtcctccctgtgatggagggagatgacgtcactctgctctgtcaaacaaagaccactccctccaacctcccagctgctttctataaagatggctccctcatcaggaagcagcctacaggtcacatgaccatccagcatgtttccaggtctgatgaaggcctctacaagtgtgacatcagcggtcatggagagtctccatcc